The Vibrio tapetis subsp. tapetis genome segment GGCCTACGCCTCAACCCTGGTGTGAGTTATGCGGGTCAAGATTTAGCCAACCCTGCACGCCAATTCTCCCGTTTAGGCGTGCAAGCGGATCACATTCAACCTGACGTGTTTGAAAGCCTAGACGGTGTGATGTTCCACATGAATTGTGAAAACAAAGACGTGGATGCATTCATCGGTTTGCTGGATGCTATTTCCGAGCAGTTTGGTCATCATCTAGACAAGCTTGATTGGGTGAGTTTAGGTGGCGGTGTATTCTTTACGTGGGCGGGTTACGATATTGAAAAACTGGGTAACGCCTTAAAAGCCTTCTCTGCTAAACATGGTGTTCAACTATATTTAGAGCCGGGCGAAGCCATCATCACTCAAACAACGGACTTAGTCGTTACTGTGGTAGACATCGTTGAAAACGGGATGAAAACTGCAATCGTCGATTCAGCCACAGAAGCGCATCGCTTGGACACACTAATATACGACGAACCTGCTTCTATTTTAGAAGCAAGCGAACAAGGTAAACATGAATACGTAATTGGATCTTGTTCTTGTTTAGCCGGTGACCAATTTTGCGTAACAAGGTTTGATGAGCCGCTTGAAATAGGTCAAAGACTTCACATTATGGATAGCGCGGGCTACACCATGGTGAAACTAAATTGGTTTAACGGATTGAAGATGCCTTCAATTTATTGCCAGCGCAGTAACGGCGAAACTCAGTTACTTAATGAGTTTGGTTATGAAGACTTTAAACGTTCGTTGTCACAGTGGACTGTTAAATAGCAGAACGCGACAAACGTTCAGAAGATCAATAAGGCAGCTCGTCTGCCTTTTTTCCTATATGATCTGGCGCTATATAGGATTCAAACCTGGTGGCTTTAATGGATTGACAGCCCAACATACGTGCCTTACATACTCGATGCATGCCATCCATTACACGTCCTTGATGACAAAGGATAATTGGATAGGCCAAATCAGCGTCATTAATAAGTTTTGTATGTTCAAGTATGTTATTACAAGTGGGTTTGGCACCACCAAGGTCATACCAAAACTCTTCTTCTAGTTCTTGAATCTGCGATAACTGTATTTCAATCACGCAGAGATCTTTTGATAGCGTAATAAGCCGAAAAACGTCCCATGCCAAAAGTCCCTGCGGAGAATCCCTAAAGTGATACTGTTGCCTCATGTGGTAACCTTTTTGTGAATAAATCGAGTTCACTCAATTCGAATGGCATGGTTTATAGATACTTCTGCCAGTGGAGCAATCCCTTTAATGCCACTTGATGATCTTCAAAACGACACGACGTATAGAGCTTTTGTGCTGCAATGTTGTCTTCATCTACTTCGAGTGTAATTTTTAAAAAGTCTTGCTCAATGCAGTGTTGTTCTATACCGGCTAAAAGAATTTTTCCCATACCTTGTCCTCTATGATTTAGCGAAACCATAAAGTCATGAATGTTGAGAACTTTTTTTGAGCGGTAAGTGGAAAAAGACTCAAAACAAACGGCAAAGGCGACAGGTTGTTGTTCAATATAACAGAGAAAACCATGGAAGTAGGGCAGCTCAAAGATCTTGTTTGTTACTAGCGGATCGAGGTTTGCAGAAACGGCTTTAGCGTATTCATTAAATAATTGATTAAATTGAGAACGCTGCAAATTATTATTAATGTCGATTCGGATGGTCTTGGTCATATCACGCCCCATTTAATTAATCCCCACCTTTGATTGATATCTTACTCGTAAACCCTGTCTATGTGTCTGTTAACATTATTAAAGGACACACACCTCAAGAATGGAAAAAGTATGGAGACCAGCACAAGTGCTAATACCTTGTTGCAATCGATTCTATTTTCGATACGCCTGTCCCACTAACCCGTTCAGAAAGATCTCAACATTATTAAAGGACACACACCTCAAGAATGGAAAAAGTATGGAGACCAGCACAAGTGCTAATACCTTGTTGCAATCGATTCTATTTTCGATACGCCTGTCCCACTAACCCGTTCAGAAAGATCTCAAATTTTCCTTCATACCCTTAATCAATGTTCGATGCGTTGATATTTTGATCATGTACCGGTATTGTTTTAAGTGCAATAGTTGTAATTGCAACTATTGCGGGGTAAGGTAAGGGCAAGTCAGCAAAACAAACCTAATTAATCGAAAGGATAGAACCATGAAAAAATTAATGTCTATTACCACCATTATCTTTGCCTCTTTATTTTTAAGCACTGCAGTATCTGCCGCTGATTACGGGGTAGAGCTAGCATGGAATACGGATAACGCGAATGATGTACTGGCAACCATGTCAGAGCAACGTACTGCTTTTGGCCAGTTAGTGAATAACGGCGAAATTAAAGATATGTTTGTGTTTGACAGCAGTATTGACGGTAAACCGATGAAGCTTATTCGCTTTGTTATTGATGCTGAAGATGAAGACAACGCCAAAGCGAAGTTAGCAAGTTTGCCCCTTTATAAAAAAGAACTCGTCAAAATTAATAACGTACGCTTACTCGGTAATAAATGGTTGGATAATACACCCGTGCACAACAATTACGGTGTGACATTTACATGGCGAGAGGGAATTGATGTATTCGAAATGGAACGCGTACTTGGCGTGGACTTGCAACGTGTTATTAGTTTAAATCAGGCGGGTCTCATAACGTCTTCGTACTTGAATACCCAAATGCTGGCCGATGGTGTTGAGCGTCCAATTTACAATGTTTCCTTTTTAGCGACAGATGCGCAGCATGCACGTGAGTTGACTAAACAATTTGAAGCGGTGAATTTGGGCTATGCTACGGTTGAAGTGATGTATTTAGGTCATAAAGTACAGCTCGCTCAGTAAATTTTAGATACATCTGATGACAGGAAAACCGCCAACACAATTATTGGCGGTTTTTTAACATATAAAGATTAAAAGAAAGATTAAAAGAAAGATTAAAAGGACACACGCCTTAAGAATGGAAAAAGCATGAAGTTTAGCGCAGTCGATAGCATCGCTATTGCATATCAGTTTTACTGAACAAAGAAATGGTTCATTCTTGCTCTTATCGAACGAAGAGTTACAGGGAAACATGATGACCACCGCACGAAGCCGATTAGTCGACCTAAACACCACCGCTTATTATCATTGTGTTTCTCGCTGTGTACGCCGCTCCTTCTTGTGCGGAGAAGATGAGGTGACAGGAAAAAGTTATCATCATCGTCGAGACTGGATTGAGCAGAAAATGTATGGGTTGGCTTCAGTATATTGCATTGATATTTGTAGCTACGCGATCATGAGTAACCATTATCATCTAGTGGTATATGTTGATAAAGAAGAAGCAGAACGGCTTAGTCTCGACGAGGTGGTCAAACGCTGGGGAATGGCGCACAAATTGCCTGTTATTATTACTCGTTGGCTAAAGGGTGCGTTAACCAGTAAAGCGGAGCGAGACTCATGCGAGCTAATTATTGAACAGTGGCGCTCCCGGTTGTTTAACTTAAGTTGGTTCATGAAAGAACTCAATTATGGTATCGCCTGCCAAGCGAATAAAGAGGATAACTGTACCGGCCATTTTTGGGAAAGCCGATTTAAAAGCCAAGCGTTATTAGATGAGTCAGCCCTAGCCGCTGCTATGGCGTATGTAGACTTAAACCCCATTCGTGCAGGGATCGCCAAAACGCCTGAAGCATCTGACTTTACCTCTATCAAACAGCGCTTAAAATCGCTAGAGCAAAATCAACAAACAGCACCAGGGTTAGCCGTGTTTATTGGCGCTTCAAGTCACGAATCGGTGAAAGGTATTCCATTTCGCTTAATTGACTACCTTGAACTGGTAGACTGGAGCAGCAGGCAGTATCACAATGATAAAGCCTCAATTGGTCATGATATCCCACCTATTTTGGAGCGTCTTTCCCTTAACCAAATGCAGTGGCTAAAAGCATGCTCTACGCTTGAACGTAAACGAGCCTGTTATGTCGGTCGGAGTAGTAATATGCAGATCCTTCAAAGTAGCCACACGAGAATCAATGGATTTCGTTTAGACCGATAAACATTACACCAACATAACGTCCTACCTGTAATCCCTGAACTTCCGATATTAATGCCCTCATTTTTAACTGTCTTTTTGCACTGATCTAAATATTTAGCGCAGTGGACAATTGAGCAAGAGCTTTCATGTAAGACGGACACCTGGCATCTAATGTATTTTTAAAGCGCCTGTCCCAATAACCGCACAATAACCGCTCCTTTTTAAAGCGTGTGTCCTGCCAATATGTGCGAAATATTTAGCACAGTGAACAATTGAGAAAGAGCTTTTACGTAAAATATACTTCAGGCATCTAATGTATTTTTAAAGCGTGTGTCCTGCCAATATGTTTGAGTTTGGACGAAGCGGTAATTAAACACTACGCTATGGATATTGGGCGAAATGAGTGGGTAGGGGTTGATGAACAATGGTGTCTTTAAGGTGAATGAGAGGTGTCTGATGAAGACGCATTAGCCCTGTGTCAGGCTATTAACGGCGCTTTTTCTGAGTATGAGGACTTTACGGGAGAACCTTATTTGCGCTTTGAGTCTCATGAGCGATTTATTCAAACCTTATCTGATAATAATAACCATTTTTTAGTTGTTAAGCGCGAAGGGCGATTCATCGCGGGTGTTTGCTATCGTACGCCTTCTATTACATCGGACACGCTCTATTTCGGTATGCTCTGGGTCGCGCCGGAAGAGCGGAGCCAAGGCCACGCTCGGTATCTTATTGGTTTGATAGAAGAGGAAGCCAAGCAACAACATAAAAAGGGTTTGCTGATCAAACTTTTCAAAATACCTAAACTCATTGAGTATTATCAGGCATTGGGGTTCGACTTCATTGATGGTAATACTGCAGGATCAATGGTGAAATATTTTTAGTACTTGTTGCCATTATGGGGTCACTTACGGCTTCTCTTACCTCACCTTTATGACCTTGATATAAAGGGGATGGATGGGTTTTTCATGAAATTGAGTGGGGTTTGCCCAGTTTGTTTCTTAAAGTAAGCGATAAAGGCACTGTCAGAGGAAAACTCCAACCAATCTGATACCGCATTTACTGGCATGTCTTTCGAAAGCAATTCGACGGATTTTAATAAACGCCATTGCTGCCTCCAATCTTGATATGACATTCCGGTTTCTGTTTTGAATAGCCTTGTGACAGTTTTCGTGCTCGCGCCAACCGAATCCGCAAGATCAGTGAGCGGTGGAGCCAAGAAAGAGTTTTGCATAACCTGCTGGCGGAACTTCTTCAATTTTCGGTCAAATGGCAAAGGGAGCTGAAAGGACTGACGTTTGGCGCAATAAAACTCCTCCCAGAAGAGTTGGGTGGTATTTTTCATTTCTTCTTCCGGTTTATTCCACTCCCATAGAGCCATTCTATCGATAAGCACTTGTAACAAGGCATCAACTTCAACGATGGTGATTTCATCTGGACCACGGAAAGCGAAACAATCGAAATACAATGAACGGTAAGCCACCACATTGGTCATTGTGGCGCGATGTAGAGTATTAGGTGGAATCCAAACAGCTTTGGTAGGCGGTAAGATGCAAATTGAATCCTTTAAGGCAAAGCTCATACACCCTTGAGAAGCGTAAAGCAGTTGACCTTTTGTGTGCTGATGCATTCCTGAGTCGTGCTTGCCTATGTTTGCAGCAATCCCTACAACCAGAGCGCTTATATCATCGGCATTAAATTGGGTATTTTCATCAATAATGGCCATTTGTCTCTATCTTGATGTTTTTGGTTTTAATGTTGTTAATAGGAAATGATAGCCTCATCTATACTGCTCGCCAAGTTATTTTAGAGTAGTGAGAACTTACGGTGAATAGAAAACCTTCTTTATGGCTTATGGTTGTGATGCTGATGTTTCCACAAGTGGTGGAGACCATATACAGCCCAGCACTAAGTTCGATTAGCGCGGCGTTCGCTGTAAGTTATGCGCAAGCCGCTCAAACGTTATCAGTGTATTTTTCTGCATTTGCCGTTGGGGTGGTTGTTTGTGGCGTCTTGGCGGATAAGTGGGGAAGAAGACCCACGATGCTCATTGGCCTGTTTATTTATGGCGTTGCTGCATTGATTGCCATGCAAGCTGAGAGCTTTACCACGGTTATGATTGCCCGAGCGCTAAGTGCATTTGGGATTGCTGTTGGATCGGTGGTCACTCAGACTATGCTCCGAGATGTTTTTAGCGGTGAAGAGCTAGGAAAAGTGTTCAGTGCGATGGGGATGGGCATTGCTATAAGTCCAGTGATTGGGATGTTGCTAGGTGGGCACTTGTCGTTAGTGGGGGGATACCGAGCTGTGTTTTTGGCCTTATTTGTTATGGCTTTGGTATTGCTTTTATATAATTTGGTCAGCTTGCCTGAAACGCAAAAACAAAAACAACCGTTACAGCTGAGAAGTTTGAGCCTTCGTTTAATCAAAGACTCGCAGGTGTTAGGTTCGGCGTTGTTGGTTGCTTTTTATAACGTTGCTCTTTTTTCGTATTATCAATTGGGGGCGTTTATTTTTTCGGAGCTTAATTATGGGCCAGAGCAATTTGGTTACAGCGGCATTGTATTGGGTTTTGGCACGCTCCTTGGCAGCTATTTCAATAGGCTGCTATTAGGCAAAAAAGTGTCGCAACGGGTTCTGTTGTGGGTATCAGCAATGTTATTAATGCTCGGCTCGGTTGGAGTGTATGTACTGTTGGGATCTGTCTGGTTTATAGCGGCTATGCTATTTGTGGTCATGTCGTTTGGCATTGCAATTCCAACGGTTTTGAGTGTGGCTTTGATCGATTACAAACAGCAAGCGGGTAGTGCTGGTGCGTTGTTTGGTTTGCTTTATTATTTACTGATTGGAGGCGGTTTAGCTGTCGCTGGTTTAGTTCAGAATCTAGGCATTGTACTCTTAGGTTGCAGTGTAGTGGTTGTTTTAGTCACATTTACACGCAAGTACCAATCGTAATCGGCCATCGAGTGTTTTAGGCAAGTGTCGAATCAAACAATATCCCCACTTTCGGGGGATATTGTTTGGATTTAGGTCAGCCCACATCCTCTTAAACTTATAAGAGATGTATGGCTGAATCCCAACTAGAGCTAGTTGGTTTTGTCCCAAGCGGAGGACCAATGAGAGCCCGTTGCCGGTTCAAATTGGGTTGCACTTTCAGACCACTGAACGCAATAACCAGAATATGGGAACACTTTACATTGATAGATGTGACCGTCACTGGCAAGCACCTTGGTTCCTTCGGTATAAGTTTCTAGACCGTTAGGGAACACGAAATCGTACTCACCATCTGGCGGTGTTTGGTCTTCTTTCAGGTGGAAATCTTGAGTGTTCTGATCTAGTACATTGCCGTCGGTATCCTTAGTGACGATAACCAACATATGATGACCCGGTTTTGAATCGGTCAAAGTGAGTTGAACATTCTTAGCTTCGCCATCAGCCATCTTGGATACATGTGAAGCAAGTGGCACTCGGTGGTGGTTAAACACCGTGAGTTCAGCTTGAAGTTCTCCCTCCGCAGTCAAAGTTAAATCTAATTGCGTTGGTTGCTCTCCGATCATGTATTTAGGTTCTAGTCCTGTGACCGAAAAGCTATGATCCGGCGTTGGGGTATCAATGTGATAGCCAATTTCTACACGAGTTAACCCTGAGCCCTTTTTGAGATAAATTGGGTTAACGCCATAGGTTGGATCAAAGCCGTTATCGGAATTGATTTGTCCCGCTTGCATCAGGGTTTGTTGCTGGTTTATCTTGGTGGCAAGCCCATGAGACCAGTTATTTGGCTCTCTTTGTTCTGCTGTTTCGATCTTAAATTCGGTTCGGTACGCAGGGTTTTCACCTGATTGGTCGAAGACCCGTGTATAGACGGAATCCCCAACGTTGAGTGGCATACTTGGATTGATTTGCCCCCCTTGTTGCCAATCAGGGATCACAGGTTGATCGCCATCGAATTGAACGTCAATAACGTTGTAAAAAGACGCGGCGGTATCGCCTACATCCCATACGGCTAAGATTACCTGGTAGCCTTCACGAGCGGGCACTTGGCATTGATGGCTGACCAATTTAGGTGGTTGAACCATATTGCCTTCGACCACGCAAAATGGGTTTAAATCAAAAGAGTCACGAGCTAACGGTTGATTGGGATTCCAGTTTGGCTTGGTAATGTAGTATTTCCAATCCTTGGTGACGTGGTTAGCGGTAAACGTCCATTCGAAGTTTTGCGTGCCAGATTGAATTGGACGTTTCACCCAGCGACTTGCGGTTTGTTCATCGAGAGCTGCTGCCAATGAAGATTGCGCACTGGCGATTTTACCATCTGCAGGGCCCGTGGTAGGGAACCCATCAGGACCTTCAACACTTTGGGGTTCATATTGAATCGACCCACAATGGGTGTTTTTTTGTTGGGTATCACTGGCTGGGAATTTACACAGCGCAACACGGCTTTCTGCAACACCCCCTTGGTAGGATGAGACGTAACCGTGGCCAAAACTTGTGCTACTGACACCAAGGAGTGCCAATGCAATGATGGATTTACGAGGGAGTTGATTCATCATTTGTCTTTATTCCTTTTATTTGACAAAAAAGATGACACCCCGGCACGCTAAACACTTAATCGTATTAAGTGGCGGCCCCGCTATCATAGATACGTGAATATCGACAGACCGGAAGCTTTGCGTCCTATTCTTTCAAATAGTTTGCCAGAAGTGCTGTTGAGCCATTGAAATGTAATCAATGAAAACAGCTTGCGCGATAGGCT includes the following:
- the nspC gene encoding carboxynorspermidine decarboxylase is translated as MNQCELKTPYFMIDEAKLVANLEKAKQLKEISGVKLVLALKCFSTWGVFDIIKPYLDGTTSSGPYEVKLGHETFGGETHAYSVGYSEDDVKEVASICDKLIFNSQSQLAAHRHLVEGKASIGLRLNPGVSYAGQDLANPARQFSRLGVQADHIQPDVFESLDGVMFHMNCENKDVDAFIGLLDAISEQFGHHLDKLDWVSLGGGVFFTWAGYDIEKLGNALKAFSAKHGVQLYLEPGEAIITQTTDLVVTVVDIVENGMKTAIVDSATEAHRLDTLIYDEPASILEASEQGKHEYVIGSCSCLAGDQFCVTRFDEPLEIGQRLHIMDSAGYTMVKLNWFNGLKMPSIYCQRSNGETQLLNEFGYEDFKRSLSQWTVK
- a CDS encoding GNAT family N-acetyltransferase, with translation MTKTIRIDINNNLQRSQFNQLFNEYAKAVSANLDPLVTNKIFELPYFHGFLCYIEQQPVAFAVCFESFSTYRSKKVLNIHDFMVSLNHRGQGMGKILLAGIEQHCIEQDFLKITLEVDEDNIAAQKLYTSCRFEDHQVALKGLLHWQKYL
- a CDS encoding transposase, with the protein product MTTARSRLVDLNTTAYYHCVSRCVRRSFLCGEDEVTGKSYHHRRDWIEQKMYGLASVYCIDICSYAIMSNHYHLVVYVDKEEAERLSLDEVVKRWGMAHKLPVIITRWLKGALTSKAERDSCELIIEQWRSRLFNLSWFMKELNYGIACQANKEDNCTGHFWESRFKSQALLDESALAAAMAYVDLNPIRAGIAKTPEASDFTSIKQRLKSLEQNQQTAPGLAVFIGASSHESVKGIPFRLIDYLELVDWSSRQYHNDKASIGHDIPPILERLSLNQMQWLKACSTLERKRACYVGRSSNMQILQSSHTRINGFRLDR
- a CDS encoding GNAT family N-acetyltransferase, with product MSDEDALALCQAINGAFSEYEDFTGEPYLRFESHERFIQTLSDNNNHFLVVKREGRFIAGVCYRTPSITSDTLYFGMLWVAPEERSQGHARYLIGLIEEEAKQQHKKGLLIKLFKIPKLIEYYQALGFDFIDGNTAGSMVKYF
- a CDS encoding AraC family transcriptional regulator, which produces MAIIDENTQFNADDISALVVGIAANIGKHDSGMHQHTKGQLLYASQGCMSFALKDSICILPPTKAVWIPPNTLHRATMTNVVAYRSLYFDCFAFRGPDEITIVEVDALLQVLIDRMALWEWNKPEEEMKNTTQLFWEEFYCAKRQSFQLPLPFDRKLKKFRQQVMQNSFLAPPLTDLADSVGASTKTVTRLFKTETGMSYQDWRQQWRLLKSVELLSKDMPVNAVSDWLEFSSDSAFIAYFKKQTGQTPLNFMKNPSIPFISRS
- a CDS encoding multidrug effflux MFS transporter, coding for MNRKPSLWLMVVMLMFPQVVETIYSPALSSISAAFAVSYAQAAQTLSVYFSAFAVGVVVCGVLADKWGRRPTMLIGLFIYGVAALIAMQAESFTTVMIARALSAFGIAVGSVVTQTMLRDVFSGEELGKVFSAMGMGIAISPVIGMLLGGHLSLVGGYRAVFLALFVMALVLLLYNLVSLPETQKQKQPLQLRSLSLRLIKDSQVLGSALLVAFYNVALFSYYQLGAFIFSELNYGPEQFGYSGIVLGFGTLLGSYFNRLLLGKKVSQRVLLWVSAMLLMLGSVGVYVLLGSVWFIAAMLFVVMSFGIAIPTVLSVALIDYKQQAGSAGALFGLLYYLLIGGGLAVAGLVQNLGIVLLGCSVVVVLVTFTRKYQS
- the gbpA gene encoding N-acetylglucosamine-binding protein GbpA, yielding MNQLPRKSIIALALLGVSSTSFGHGYVSSYQGGVAESRVALCKFPASDTQQKNTHCGSIQYEPQSVEGPDGFPTTGPADGKIASAQSSLAAALDEQTASRWVKRPIQSGTQNFEWTFTANHVTKDWKYYITKPNWNPNQPLARDSFDLNPFCVVEGNMVQPPKLVSHQCQVPAREGYQVILAVWDVGDTAASFYNVIDVQFDGDQPVIPDWQQGGQINPSMPLNVGDSVYTRVFDQSGENPAYRTEFKIETAEQREPNNWSHGLATKINQQQTLMQAGQINSDNGFDPTYGVNPIYLKKGSGLTRVEIGYHIDTPTPDHSFSVTGLEPKYMIGEQPTQLDLTLTAEGELQAELTVFNHHRVPLASHVSKMADGEAKNVQLTLTDSKPGHHMLVIVTKDTDGNVLDQNTQDFHLKEDQTPPDGEYDFVFPNGLETYTEGTKVLASDGHIYQCKVFPYSGYCVQWSESATQFEPATGSHWSSAWDKTN